A region of Allocoleopsis franciscana PCC 7113 DNA encodes the following proteins:
- a CDS encoding YwiC-like family protein, with protein MTQPAINGVTEKPLSDASSTKSNSQIWYRPTISHEHGVYVVLLVSFLTGAALAQAWTLATTLALVCAFFGFQAEHPIVLQIKQRRSLKPRFLVWGGVYSAVSLAIAFYLYLSFPILLWLYLGAVAALVVDAVSVFHREQKSIFNEFITFAAVCLCAPLAYAATTGTLSATAMGLWVLNTLYFSSTIFTVKLRKPKTSSIVPGVVYHAIATLIVATLYYLGWLPLIAALAFGLALLKFGLIALNQEWYRTAKIQWVAMLETGTAFCFLTLVALSILPAHLTRF; from the coding sequence ATGACTCAGCCAGCCATCAATGGGGTAACAGAAAAACCTTTATCGGATGCAAGCAGTACTAAATCCAATTCTCAAATTTGGTATCGACCGACAATTTCTCATGAACATGGGGTTTATGTCGTGTTGCTGGTATCTTTCCTGACTGGAGCTGCATTAGCGCAAGCTTGGACACTGGCAACTACATTGGCTTTGGTGTGTGCGTTCTTTGGCTTTCAGGCTGAGCATCCCATTGTCCTTCAAATCAAGCAACGGCGGAGTCTCAAGCCTCGTTTTCTAGTGTGGGGCGGGGTGTACTCTGCTGTGTCACTTGCGATCGCATTTTACCTCTATCTCAGTTTCCCGATACTTTTGTGGCTCTACTTAGGAGCCGTTGCAGCACTGGTTGTGGATGCGGTTTCCGTTTTCCACCGCGAACAAAAATCCATTTTCAATGAGTTCATTACCTTTGCAGCGGTTTGCCTTTGTGCTCCTCTTGCCTACGCCGCTACCACTGGCACCCTTTCAGCTACGGCAATGGGGTTATGGGTACTCAACACGCTCTACTTTTCCAGCACCATTTTTACCGTCAAGTTGCGTAAGCCGAAAACGAGTTCCATCGTTCCGGGAGTGGTTTATCATGCGATCGCAACCTTAATTGTTGCGACCCTCTACTATCTGGGTTGGCTACCTTTAATCGCGGCTTTAGCATTTGGATTAGCGCTGCTCAAATTTGGTCTTATTGCCTTAAATCAGGAATGGTATCGCACTGCAAAAATTCAATGGGTAGCGATGCTCGAAACGGGAACGGCTTTCTGTTTCCTCACCCTTGTTGCTCTTTCAATTTTGCCAGCTCATTTAACGAGATTTTAG
- a CDS encoding HNH endonuclease — translation MSSTYIPSALRRLVCERGKGCCEYCLISEATAFAPHEIDHIIAEKHGGLTEADNLALSCTLCNKHKGSDIASIDAHVAVES, via the coding sequence ATGAGCAGCACATATATTCCATCTGCGCTAAGACGCCTCGTTTGCGAGCGTGGCAAAGGATGCTGTGAATACTGCCTGATTTCTGAAGCAACTGCATTCGCCCCTCACGAAATAGACCATATCATTGCTGAAAAACATGGCGGATTAACCGAAGCTGATAACTTGGCGCTCTCATGCACGCTGTGCAACAAACATAAGGGAAGCGATATAGCTTCAATCGATGCTCATGTAGCAGTAGAGAGTTAA
- a CDS encoding cysteine hydrolase family protein: MSQPLLIVDVQVGFINTFTHHIPQRIVSLIERDRYSPLLFTRFVNAPDGPYNRFLNWHSCNREPETDVVPELQPFAQQEFIFSKLGLCGMPDELTDYLRQQRIEQISIVGIDTDMCVLKIAMDLFDIGIEPIVFTDCCASTAGLQAHLAGLAVLSRNIGAMRLRDAGLSGGSLAAP, encoded by the coding sequence ATGTCTCAACCTTTATTAATCGTCGATGTGCAGGTCGGTTTCATCAACACATTTACACATCATATCCCCCAACGAATCGTCAGTTTAATCGAACGCGATCGCTATTCACCCCTTTTGTTTACTCGATTTGTGAACGCACCCGATGGCCCATATAATCGCTTCCTCAATTGGCATAGTTGTAATCGGGAGCCAGAAACCGACGTTGTTCCGGAACTCCAACCCTTTGCTCAACAGGAATTCATCTTTTCCAAACTGGGACTATGCGGGATGCCGGATGAGTTAACCGACTACCTCCGCCAGCAGCGTATTGAACAGATCTCGATTGTTGGCATTGATACCGATATGTGCGTTCTGAAAATCGCCATGGATTTGTTCGACATTGGCATTGAACCCATTGTCTTCACAGATTGCTGTGCGAGTACAGCAGGGTTACAGGCACACCTTGCAGGATTGGCGGTACTCAGCCGGAATATTGGTGCGATGCGACTCCGCGATGCTGGACTCAGTGGGGGTTCCCTAGCTGCACCTTAG
- a CDS encoding HEPN domain-containing protein yields MNQEEFENRMQEIDTELIKQGITVKFRRRIEALKLFCPNSSFSLSPEDKKIFGEFEGSNLFDKIGIWYWDMYSKKTLSIFDIGRKPFKLRGEIYYINYPTVCCAAGIDVLNFVENLTEKMKCSLNSIEQDQILQEFELGYYAFNAIWSLGNFLQHLREEAKDFLERGAVDIEASTSNLIDIQNTIFHSHQAAEKFLKALWVELDYHNAVVKKYDRGKNGLKMCGHHLIMLYERLPKTQPKKKHIHEQVKYLHDLVPDMDIRYKIQAKTLDEAVKAVNSMLIVCKFVSEQIAKIHQSKEIFSVQEYEEGLLKIYLDKFLSLGVAANRGQDITTDIDNAVRECTEHLAIVKSSTEIGNLKQLVGKIKIILSDQHYSQQHKEWSDTLNKVLKLLEVKITEIER; encoded by the coding sequence ATGAATCAGGAAGAATTTGAGAACAGAATGCAAGAAATTGATACTGAACTCATTAAACAAGGTATTACCGTTAAATTTCGCCGTCGAATAGAAGCTCTAAAACTGTTTTGTCCGAATTCTAGTTTTAGTCTTTCTCCGGAAGATAAAAAAATTTTTGGAGAGTTTGAAGGTTCTAATCTTTTCGACAAAATAGGGATTTGGTATTGGGATATGTATTCCAAAAAGACGCTATCAATTTTTGATATTGGCAGAAAACCATTTAAACTAAGAGGAGAAATTTATTATATTAACTATCCTACTGTTTGTTGTGCCGCAGGAATTGATGTTTTGAATTTTGTGGAAAATTTAACAGAAAAAATGAAATGTTCTTTGAATTCAATCGAACAAGATCAGATATTACAAGAATTTGAACTAGGATATTACGCTTTCAATGCAATTTGGAGTTTAGGTAACTTCTTACAACATTTACGCGAAGAAGCAAAGGATTTTCTTGAAAGAGGGGCTGTAGATATTGAAGCATCAACCTCAAACCTAATTGACATCCAGAATACAATATTTCATTCACATCAAGCAGCAGAAAAGTTTTTGAAAGCTCTTTGGGTAGAGTTAGATTATCATAACGCTGTCGTTAAAAAGTATGACAGAGGTAAAAATGGATTAAAGATGTGTGGTCATCACCTAATAATGCTGTACGAAAGATTACCTAAAACGCAACCCAAAAAGAAACATATCCACGAGCAAGTTAAGTATCTTCATGATTTAGTTCCAGATATGGATATCCGGTATAAAATTCAAGCTAAAACCCTGGATGAAGCTGTGAAAGCAGTTAATAGTATGCTTATAGTCTGTAAATTTGTTAGCGAACAAATTGCTAAAATTCACCAAAGCAAGGAGATTTTTAGCGTACAAGAATACGAAGAAGGATTATTGAAAATTTATCTAGACAAATTTCTATCGCTTGGTGTAGCAGCAAACCGAGGTCAGGATATTACGACAGATATTGATAATGCGGTAAGAGAATGCACAGAACATTTGGCTATTGTTAAATCAAGTACAGAAATTGGAAATTTGAAGCAACTTGTAGGAAAAATAAAAATTATTCTTTCAGATCAACATTATAGTCAGCAGCATAAAGAGTGGAGCGATACTTTAAACAAGGTATTGAAATTATTAGAAGTAAAGATAACTGAAATAGAAAGATAG